The Herbiconiux sp. A18JL235 region CGAGAACCAGGATTTTCACGCTGCCCAGCCTACCGAGCGGCGGCAGGGCACCCCCGAACGGAACGGATCTGTGAAGGACTCAGCGGCCGGGAGCGTTGTGGAGAAGTGACGGGTACCGTGGAGTCATGGGCAAGGCGAGAATCGACGCGGCGGCCGGCACCTCCGCCGTCACCACCGTGGCGAACGACTTCGACGGCGCGAGCCGCGAACTCCGCGCCACCGCCGTGCGCTTCCTCCTGCAGTGCCTCAGCGACGCCGCTCCCGGCAACTCGGTCGAGGTGCGCGTGCCGCCCTTCGGCGCCGTTCAGTGCATCGAGGGTCCGGGCCACACCCGCGGCACCCCGCCCAACGTGGTGGAGACGGATGCGCAGACCTGGCTCGCCCTCGCCACCGGCACCCTCTCGTGGGACGAGGCCCGCGCATCCGCTCGGGTGCACGCCTCCGGTCAGCGCGCCGACCTCTCGGCCCACCTCCCGATCCTCCGCCTCCCTCGCCCCTGAGACTCGTTTCGTGCGGACAAAGTCCGTCATCACGGCGTTCTGAACGGACTTTGTCCGGAAGAACGTGCAGCGGCGGGCGCGGCGGCCCGCCCCAGCCCTCACGCCACCGGGTCGACCGGGTTGCGGCGGGCGACGAGCAGCGGGTCGATCGGGGTGAACGGGAACTCGGGCAGCTCGTCGACGCCGACGCCGAAGGTGGCCGCGAGAACGGGGCGGGAGAACGCCGACACCGAGGCGCGGTAGCCGATGTCGCCGGGCGTGGGCTGGTCGAAGAAGATGAGGAAGTGGATCTCGTCGTCGCCCACCACCTCGATCTGGTGGGGGTAGGCCTTGGGGATGAAGTACACGTCTCCCGGCTCGAGCAGGTAGGTGTCGACGCTGCCGTCGGGGTCGAGCACCGACATGCGCGCCCGCCCCTTGTGCACGTACCCCATCTCGGCCGTGCGCGGGTGCCAGTGGGGCTCGCGCATCCCCTCCTCCTCGATGGTGAGGGAGTACATCGAGAGGTTCTCGAGCGCCGGCCAGAACTGGCTGCGAGCGAGCTTCACGTGCGCGAACGGATAGCTGAGCGGTGGGTTCTGGCCCTCCACGTCGAACTTGTGGGGGTTGCCGAACCCCGCGGTGTCGGGAACCACAGCAGGCCCCGTGCGCGCCACGATGTCGGCCGACCCGGTGTCGCGGGCCAGCGGGGCGAAGGCTGCTGAGGCGAGGTCGTAGGTGTTGCCGAGCACCGCATCCGTCATCGTGCCGAAGGCGGCGTGCAGCGAGAAGTCTTCGGGTCGCTCGTGCGAGAACGCCACGATGATCTCGGCCTCGGTGTCGCCGAGGTTCTCGATGTAGTGCAACGAGCCCGAGCCGATGGTGAACATCTGCCCCGCCGAGATGGTGAACGAGGAGAATACGTCGGCGTTGTCGAGGATGGAGACGAGCACGTCGCCCGCGATGCAGTAGCCGATCTCATCGGCGTTCGCGTGCCAGTGCGGTTCGCGGATGCTGCCCGGCGCGAGCACCAGCCGTTTGATCGACAGGCCCCGCAGCAAGGGGAACTCGTCGGCGGTGAGACGCGTGATGCTGCCCAGCTCGCTGCGGTGCTGGGCGGGGGCGCCCCAGAGCGAGCGCACGTGGCGCGAGGTGGTGTCGTTCGTCATGGATGTCAGGGTGCCAGAGCCGCCGCACGACGCGCTAGTGCGCGCGGCGGCCCCGGCACCTGTCGGGCACCCGCAGCTCGCGTCAGGCCCCGTCGCCGCCGACGGCGAGGCGTCGCACGAACGCGTCGACGTTCGCGCGCAGGGCATCGATGCGCTGCCGGCGTGCGGCCTCCACGTCGAAGCCCGCGTAGGCCACGGCCGGGCGCTTGCGCACATTCGCCGAGCACTGGAACTCGGCGCAGACGAGTGCCGCCACCGTGTCGCCGTTGCGCCCGGCCTTGCCGGCGCGCTTCGCGCTGAACAGCACGACGTCGTTGGGCAGGTGCACGTCTTCGCACCAGGCGCACTGGGGGCGCGAACGGATGCGGCCCTCGGCCTGCCTCAGCAGCACCGAGACCGGCTCGCCGTCGATCGCGGCGACGACGTAGCCGAGCTGCGGGAACTTGCGATCGCGCCAGCCGAGGTAGTCGAGTGACTCCCAGTCGAGCTCGTCGAAGCCGGCGGGGAGGGAGAGGTCGCGGCGCTCGCGCTGCGAGGCGTTGATGAAGGATGCGCGAATGGCGGCATCGCTGAAGGGGAGCATGGTGAATCCGAATCTGTCGGTCTGGACCGACCGCAGAGCGCGGTCGGGAAATGGAGGAATGGAGAGGTGCGCGAGCGCGCGCTACTCTCTGCCGTCGGCGTGGGAACCGCCGACGACCTCCAGACGCCCCGAGGGCACAGCTGACGGATGCACGGACGACAGTGTACGCCCGCCACCTCCACGACGGGTCGATCTGGCGAGCGCCGAACGCGCATCCATCCCCCAGCCGGGTGCGCGACAATGGAGGGGTGAGCGATCAGCACGACCCCGCCCGAGACCACAGCGCTGCCCTGCCCGCCGAGCGGGTGGTCAGGGAGTCGGTCGACTCGGTGACGGTGCGGCGGGCCCCGCGGTACTACCGATTCATGGCCGTCGGACTCATCGTCGGTGTGATCATCACGGTCGTCGCGACCTACTCGTTCCCCCAGCAGGAGGACGAGGAGTTCAGCCAGCTGCAGGTGCTCGGCTTCACCGGCATCTTCGTGGTCGCCATCTGCGTGGCGCTCGGGGCCCTGGTGGCCATTGTGCTCGACCGGGTGAGCCGTCGGCGAGCCCGCACTGTCGCCATGGAACATGTGGTCGAGCGCGACGCGCCCGCCCCCGCCACGAATCCCACGCTCGACGCCCCCGCGGTTGACCCCGCGAAAGAGGAAAGGGCCTGACCTCGGTCAGACCCTCCACCTCGTCGCGGCGCGCGGCATCGGCGCGCCACCGGAACGATCAGGCGCGCTTCTGCTCGTCGCTCGGCTCGTAGACGTCGTCGTTCTCGTCGTCGTCGTCGATCCACTTCGAGTAGTCGGGCTCGCTCGACTGGCTGCCCGTGAGCTCGCGCTCGAGTGCCGAATAGTTCGTGTCGGGGCTGAAGTACTTCAGCTCGCGTGCGACCTTCGTGTGCTTGGCTTTCTGACGGCCACGCCCCATGCCAGACCCCCTCACGATTCGGGCCGGGGGCCACGCCACCCGGATGAGACGAACAACTACGAAAACTTGGGTCAGTTTAGCACGCAGGGGTCGACGCCCCCCTGCGAGTCGCCCGTGGCTTCGGCCGGGGAGCGAAGTGCGCCGACGACTCTCAGCCCCGGTGCCTCCGGTGGCCGGCCGCCGGGCTCTGGTGCGGGCGCCGCGGCACCGGTCGCACGGGTTCGCCGCGGCGCTCCTGGCCGGGCAGCGGCCGCGAGCGTCTGCCGTACAGCAGCTCCGAGGAATCGAGCAGCCACGGCACGAGTGCGATGGTCACACCGTGCACCAGCATGAGCTTCTTGCGGATGCGCCTGGCTTTGTGGTTGTGCAGGATGGTCTCCCACCAGTGACCCACGATGTAGATCGGCGTGTACACGGTCACGACTTCTGAGCCGTGCTCGGCCTGGTGCTTCATGATGTACTTCGCGAGGGGCACGGCCACGTCGCGGTAGGGCGACTCGATGATGTTGAGCGGCACCTCGATGTTCATGGCCTGCCAGTCGGCCTCGAGCTTCTGGGTCTGCTCCTCGTCGATCGACAGGTGCACCGCCTCGATGGAGTCGTGCCGGGCGGCGATGGCGTAGTCGAGGGCCTTGAGCACCGGCTTCTGCATGCGGCCGACGAGCACGATCGCGTGGTCGCCGGTGGAGCCGAAGGTGGTGTGCGGGTCGACCTCGACCTCTTTGTTCACGTCGCGGTAGTAGCGGTTCACCCCCATCATGAGGATGAACAGCACGGGCATGATCGCGAACACCAGCCACGCGCCGTGGGTGAACTTCGTGATGGTGACGACGATGAGCACCACGGCGGTGAACACCGCGCCCACCGCGTTGATGGCCAGCGAGCGGTAGACGGCGCCGCGGTCGGCGCATCCGTTCTTCAGCATCGTGAGCCAGTGCTTCACCATGCCGGTCTGACCGAGCGTGAAGGAGACGAAGACGCCGATGATGTAGAGCTGGATGAGCTGGGTCAGGTTCGCCTGGTACACCAGCAGGATGGCGGTGGCGGCGAGCGCCAGCACGATCATGCCGTTCGAGAACACGAGGCGGTCGCCGCGGGTGAGCATCGCCTTCGGGGCGTAGGAGTCTTTGGCGAGCACCGAGCCGAGCAGGGGGAAGCCGTTGAACGCCGTGTTGGCCGCCAGCAGCAGCACCGCGGCGGTGGCGGCCTGGATGACGAAGAACATGATGGAGTTGTTGCCGAAGGTCGCCGCCGCGACCTGTGCCATGAGACTGCGTTGCGGCGTGGTCTCGCAGTTCGCGAAGCCGATGAGGTGGCAGGCGTTCTCGGCGTAGTGCACGTTCGAGATGAGGGCAACGGCGGTGAGCCCGGCGAACAGGCAGATCGCGATCGAGCCCATGAGCACGAG contains the following coding sequences:
- a CDS encoding cupin domain-containing protein, producing MTNDTTSRHVRSLWGAPAQHRSELGSITRLTADEFPLLRGLSIKRLVLAPGSIREPHWHANADEIGYCIAGDVLVSILDNADVFSSFTISAGQMFTIGSGSLHYIENLGDTEAEIIVAFSHERPEDFSLHAAFGTMTDAVLGNTYDLASAAFAPLARDTGSADIVARTGPAVVPDTAGFGNPHKFDVEGQNPPLSYPFAHVKLARSQFWPALENLSMYSLTIEEEGMREPHWHPRTAEMGYVHKGRARMSVLDPDGSVDTYLLEPGDVYFIPKAYPHQIEVVGDDEIHFLIFFDQPTPGDIGYRASVSAFSRPVLAATFGVGVDELPEFPFTPIDPLLVARRNPVDPVA
- a CDS encoding sterol carrier family protein — protein: MGKARIDAAAGTSAVTTVANDFDGASRELRATAVRFLLQCLSDAAPGNSVEVRVPPFGAVQCIEGPGHTRGTPPNVVETDAQTWLALATGTLSWDEARASARVHASGQRADLSAHLPILRLPRP
- a CDS encoding FBP domain-containing protein — its product is MLPFSDAAIRASFINASQRERRDLSLPAGFDELDWESLDYLGWRDRKFPQLGYVVAAIDGEPVSVLLRQAEGRIRSRPQCAWCEDVHLPNDVVLFSAKRAGKAGRNGDTVAALVCAEFQCSANVRKRPAVAYAGFDVEAARRQRIDALRANVDAFVRRLAVGGDGA
- a CDS encoding APC family permease, which produces MVNETRSPKRWLIGEPLPSDKLEGQLLPKRLALPIFASDPLSSVAYAPQELLMILLIGGLSFLTFAPWVAAAVVLLLIVVVASYRQLVKAYPSGGGDYEVAHKNLGEKAGLVVASALLVDYVLTVAVSVASGVDNIISALPELNPFRVEIAIGFVVLLMAVNLRGVRESSKAFAIPTYLFVASVAAMIVIGLARTALGDAPVAESAAFEVRADELTQAAMVLLLLRAFSSGCSALTGVEAISNGVPAFRTPKIKNAQRTLVLMGSIAICLFAGLTAVALISNVHYAENACHLIGFANCETTPQRSLMAQVAAATFGNNSIMFFVIQAATAAVLLLAANTAFNGFPLLGSVLAKDSYAPKAMLTRGDRLVFSNGMIVLALAATAILLVYQANLTQLIQLYIIGVFVSFTLGQTGMVKHWLTMLKNGCADRGAVYRSLAINAVGAVFTAVVLIVVTITKFTHGAWLVFAIMPVLFILMMGVNRYYRDVNKEVEVDPHTTFGSTGDHAIVLVGRMQKPVLKALDYAIAARHDSIEAVHLSIDEEQTQKLEADWQAMNIEVPLNIIESPYRDVAVPLAKYIMKHQAEHGSEVVTVYTPIYIVGHWWETILHNHKARRIRKKLMLVHGVTIALVPWLLDSSELLYGRRSRPLPGQERRGEPVRPVPRRPHQSPAAGHRRHRG
- a CDS encoding DUF3073 domain-containing protein, which produces MGRGRQKAKHTKVARELKYFSPDTNYSALERELTGSQSSEPDYSKWIDDDDENDDVYEPSDEQKRA